In Actinomycetes bacterium, the following are encoded in one genomic region:
- a CDS encoding MMPL family transporter, producing MLARLGRSCFRHRRLVLLAWLVAFVGGITAGVQVFPRLDTDYSGSSIESFAGYDHLELSAEFGSRISALVDRPTDADGQQALSAALADLRITEGVARAVDPLTARAEAGLVSPDGTKALVVVDLTRGLEGAPLDEAVDATTNRLRQLGDDLPGEVLLGGNELLQRESAEQSQRDTERGELVALPITLAVMVLLFGGFVAAGVPLLGALCSIAGGLAALLGVSYLMDLDPSVPSVTTVMGLGLSIDYALLIVQRYREERGLGRGPEDAVAVALSTAGRTISFSALTVATALTGLFVFELSIFRALGAAGVTVVVVALLVGLTLVPALIGAFHRRIRVPTTRVSDDGFFSRMARRTQRHALLVTLLLSGLLLALGTPFLRVEFQNGGADLLPEDFEARRYVEAVAAAFPTEATDPVLVLARVPAAELQTWADTVADLPEVARVAPAEDRQQGWSMVEITPQGETQGHQAQDLVDELRTDRPDFETWVTGPAAILVDFKALVLEGLPWALTILVVGTFVLLFLMTGSVLVPVKALVMNTLSLGATFGVLVWVFQDGHLSGVLDFTPTGALETWVPVVVFAFAFGLSMDYEVFLLSRVKELYDSGLSNDDAVAVGLQRSGRIITSAALLVLIVFLGFTSGKLLGIKQMGLALATAVAVDATLVRCLLVPATMTLLGDKNWWAPPWLRRVHDRIGLREHVEPPPVRQPATDPVEVTR from the coding sequence GTGCTCGCCCGACTCGGCCGTTCCTGCTTTCGCCACCGGCGCCTGGTGCTGCTCGCCTGGCTGGTCGCCTTCGTGGGCGGGATCACGGCCGGTGTGCAGGTCTTCCCGCGGCTCGACACGGACTACTCCGGCTCGTCGATCGAGTCCTTCGCCGGCTATGACCACCTCGAGTTGTCGGCCGAGTTCGGTTCGCGGATCAGCGCCCTGGTCGACCGCCCGACAGACGCGGACGGCCAGCAGGCGCTGTCCGCCGCGCTCGCCGACCTCCGGATCACCGAGGGGGTGGCCCGGGCGGTCGACCCGCTGACGGCGCGGGCCGAAGCCGGGCTGGTCAGCCCCGACGGCACGAAGGCGCTCGTCGTGGTCGACCTGACGAGGGGCCTCGAGGGTGCCCCGCTCGACGAGGCCGTCGACGCCACGACGAACCGGCTGCGCCAGCTCGGCGACGACCTGCCCGGCGAGGTCCTGCTCGGCGGCAACGAGCTGCTCCAGCGCGAGAGCGCGGAGCAGTCGCAGCGTGACACCGAGCGCGGCGAGCTGGTCGCGCTACCGATCACGCTCGCGGTGATGGTCCTGCTGTTCGGCGGCTTCGTCGCGGCCGGCGTCCCCCTCCTCGGGGCGCTGTGCTCGATCGCCGGCGGGCTGGCCGCCCTGCTCGGCGTCTCCTACCTGATGGACCTGGACCCGTCGGTGCCCTCAGTGACCACGGTCATGGGGCTGGGCCTGTCGATCGACTACGCGTTGCTGATCGTGCAGCGCTACCGGGAGGAACGCGGGCTCGGCCGCGGGCCCGAGGACGCGGTCGCCGTCGCGCTGTCCACGGCCGGCCGCACCATCTCGTTCAGCGCCCTGACCGTCGCGACCGCGCTGACCGGCCTCTTCGTCTTCGAGCTGTCCATCTTCCGGGCGCTCGGCGCAGCCGGCGTGACGGTCGTGGTCGTCGCCCTGCTGGTCGGCCTGACCCTGGTGCCGGCGCTGATCGGCGCCTTCCACCGCCGGATCCGGGTGCCGACGACGCGGGTGTCCGACGACGGCTTCTTCTCCCGGATGGCTCGCCGGACCCAGCGCCACGCGCTGCTGGTCACGCTGCTGCTGTCGGGGTTGCTGCTCGCGCTCGGCACGCCGTTCCTGCGGGTGGAGTTCCAGAACGGCGGCGCCGACCTGCTCCCCGAGGACTTCGAGGCGCGGCGGTACGTCGAGGCGGTCGCCGCGGCCTTCCCCACCGAGGCCACCGACCCGGTCCTGGTACTCGCCCGGGTGCCTGCAGCCGAGCTGCAGACCTGGGCCGACACGGTCGCCGACCTGCCGGAGGTGGCGCGGGTCGCCCCGGCCGAGGACCGGCAGCAGGGCTGGTCGATGGTCGAGATCACCCCCCAGGGCGAGACCCAGGGCCACCAGGCGCAGGACCTGGTGGACGAGCTGCGAACCGACCGGCCCGACTTCGAGACCTGGGTGACCGGGCCGGCCGCGATCCTGGTCGACTTCAAGGCGCTGGTCCTCGAGGGGCTGCCCTGGGCACTGACCATCCTCGTCGTCGGCACCTTCGTGCTGCTCTTCCTGATGACCGGCTCGGTGCTGGTGCCGGTCAAGGCCCTCGTCATGAACACGCTGTCCCTGGGCGCGACCTTCGGCGTGCTGGTCTGGGTGTTCCAGGACGGTCACCTGTCCGGTGTGCTCGACTTCACGCCGACCGGTGCGCTGGAGACGTGGGTGCCGGTGGTCGTGTTCGCGTTCGCGTTCGGGCTCTCGATGGACTACGAGGTCTTCCTGCTGTCGAGGGTCAAGGAGCTCTACGACTCGGGGCTGTCCAACGACGACGCCGTGGCCGTCGGGCTGCAGCGCAGCGGCCGCATCATCACCTCGGCGGCGCTGCTGGTGCTGATCGTGTTCCTCGGCTTCACCAGCGGCAAGCTGCTCGGCATCAAGCAGATGGGCCTGGCCCTCGCCACGGCGGTC